A single window of Gimesia chilikensis DNA harbors:
- a CDS encoding RNA polymerase sigma factor encodes MSETSSQSIRQQVDAIYQRESRRVFATLIRLLGDFDLAEEAMHDAFTAAVMQWEETGIPDQPRAWLVSTGRFKAIDSLRRRARFDEAQQEVVQRLEGVATQNADRSEQDVEDDRLRLIFTCCHPAIAPQVQVPLTLREVCGLTTEEIASAFLTSPSTMAQRIVRGKAKIRDANIPYVIPERSELPERLDAVLTVVYLVFNEGYAASSGDSLTRRDLSEEAIRLGRLLAELLDDTEVMGLLALMLLHESRRESRTTAEGDLILLEDQDRSLWDREKIREGIALVERAIASGEVGSYAIQAAISAVHAGAPSAALTDWTRIVEWYDLLLQATPSPIVELNRAVAVAMQQGPDAGVELIDAILARGELSEYHLVYAARADLCRRSGRDAEARTAYEQALSLVNQASERRFLEKRLQELDESRIVPE; translated from the coding sequence ATGAGTGAGACTTCTTCCCAGTCAATTCGACAGCAGGTCGATGCGATCTATCAGCGCGAATCACGGCGGGTGTTCGCGACACTGATCCGTCTGCTGGGGGACTTTGATCTGGCTGAAGAAGCCATGCACGATGCCTTTACCGCGGCGGTGATGCAATGGGAGGAGACGGGCATTCCCGATCAACCCCGGGCCTGGCTGGTTTCCACAGGGCGTTTCAAAGCCATCGACAGTCTCCGCCGTCGGGCCCGTTTCGATGAAGCACAACAGGAAGTCGTACAGCGACTGGAGGGCGTTGCCACTCAGAATGCCGACCGTTCTGAGCAGGATGTGGAAGATGACCGACTGCGGCTGATCTTCACCTGCTGTCACCCGGCGATCGCTCCCCAGGTGCAGGTGCCGCTGACACTCCGCGAGGTCTGTGGTCTGACGACAGAAGAGATTGCGAGTGCATTTCTGACGTCTCCCTCCACGATGGCACAGCGGATCGTCCGCGGTAAAGCAAAGATCCGGGACGCGAATATTCCGTATGTGATTCCGGAACGATCCGAGTTGCCCGAACGACTGGATGCTGTGCTGACTGTGGTCTACCTGGTGTTTAACGAAGGCTATGCAGCTTCCTCCGGTGATTCACTGACCAGGCGGGATCTGTCAGAAGAGGCGATCCGGCTGGGGCGACTGCTCGCGGAACTGCTCGATGATACCGAAGTGATGGGTCTCCTGGCTCTGATGCTGCTGCATGAATCGCGGCGGGAGTCCCGGACAACGGCAGAGGGAGATTTGATTCTGCTGGAAGATCAGGATCGAAGTCTCTGGGATCGAGAGAAAATACGTGAGGGAATCGCACTGGTCGAACGCGCGATTGCCTCGGGGGAGGTGGGGAGCTATGCGATTCAAGCGGCGATCTCAGCCGTACACGCGGGGGCTCCGAGTGCTGCTTTGACAGACTGGACGCGGATTGTCGAATGGTACGATCTGCTGTTGCAGGCGACACCATCCCCGATTGTCGAACTGAACCGGGCGGTCGCAGTCGCGATGCAACAGGGGCCTGATGCGGGAGTGGAACTGATTGACGCGATCCTGGCGCGGGGGGAACTGAGTGAATATCACCTGGTCTATGCGGCACGCGCCGATCTCTGTCGCCGGTCGGGGCGGGATGCTGAAGCGCGGACGGCTTACGAACAGGCTCTGTCTTTAGTGAATCAGGCTTCGGAGCGAAGGTTCCTGGAAAAACGGCTGCAGGAACTGGACGAGAGTCGCATCGTTCCTGAATGA
- a CDS encoding DUF1559 domain-containing protein — translation MHLPSRSRRAFTLIELLVVIAIIAILIALLLPAVQQAREAARRSQCKNNLKQLGLAVHNYHDVFNCVPTIGGQPERSAFVALLPYLDQGNLYNNYNFNLAWHHADNLPLAQTVPTVLQCPSAPGAGEKAVTGAATSDYAYLYSPFNAADLYNAPGNAFFEWGKKISFRDVTDGLTNTLLLHESAGRAHWYVKGQREPGGNASPQMYVGYGDTWGEAREAWTSNVLGTYLAPSLITPAATAGGEPSVTLFAGTEVMNATNYYSAPYSFHTGGIHVLLGDGSARFISENINVDTLWSMSSCAGGEVIGEF, via the coding sequence ATGCATCTGCCCTCACGTTCTCGTCGTGCGTTTACCTTAATCGAACTTCTGGTTGTGATTGCGATCATCGCCATTCTGATTGCGCTGCTGTTGCCTGCTGTGCAGCAGGCCCGTGAAGCAGCCCGTCGGTCCCAGTGCAAAAATAATCTGAAACAGCTGGGACTGGCAGTTCACAATTATCACGATGTCTTCAATTGTGTACCGACAATCGGAGGTCAGCCGGAACGGAGTGCGTTCGTCGCGCTGCTGCCTTACCTGGATCAGGGGAATTTATACAACAACTATAACTTCAACCTGGCCTGGCACCATGCGGATAATCTCCCGCTGGCGCAGACTGTGCCTACGGTTCTGCAGTGTCCCTCGGCTCCCGGTGCTGGTGAGAAAGCGGTGACTGGTGCTGCGACTTCTGACTACGCTTATCTGTACTCACCCTTCAATGCGGCCGACTTATATAACGCACCCGGTAACGCGTTCTTTGAGTGGGGAAAAAAGATTTCCTTCCGGGATGTGACCGATGGCCTGACCAATACTTTGTTGTTGCATGAGTCAGCCGGGCGGGCTCACTGGTATGTAAAAGGTCAACGTGAGCCGGGTGGAAATGCGTCTCCGCAGATGTATGTGGGCTACGGTGATACCTGGGGTGAAGCGCGTGAAGCCTGGACTTCGAATGTGCTGGGAACCTATCTGGCACCCAGCCTGATCACTCCGGCAGCGACTGCGGGAGGTGAGCCGAGTGTGACTCTGTTTGCCGGTACCGAGGTCATGAATGCGACCAATTATTACAGTGCTCCCTATTCATTCCACACAGGCGGCATCCATGTGCTGCTGGGAGACGGTTCTGCCCGCTTCATCTCCGAGAACATCAATGTCGATACGCTGTGGTCGATGTCGAGTTGTGCCGGCGGCGAAGTGATTGGCGAATTCTAA
- a CDS encoding carboxypeptidase regulatory-like domain-containing protein, with product MKVLCFAGLLVLTCGCSGQNWQAETAPVTGYISVNDQVPQGAIVSLHPVGESVDKRGSRPSGIVQEDGRYTLTTYEFGDGAPAGEYIVTVYWPEKPELGGLSPDRLGLRYATTKSSDLRLSVAGSGAPLKPIAIEGAKITMSDEKAKGKATPARNPFPGPQKSAAVAP from the coding sequence ATGAAAGTATTGTGTTTTGCTGGTCTGCTGGTGTTGACCTGTGGCTGTTCCGGTCAGAACTGGCAGGCCGAGACGGCACCGGTTACCGGTTATATTTCGGTCAATGATCAAGTTCCCCAGGGTGCAATTGTCAGCCTGCATCCTGTGGGGGAGAGCGTAGATAAGCGTGGCTCGCGTCCTTCTGGAATCGTGCAGGAAGATGGTCGCTACACACTGACGACTTACGAATTTGGAGACGGGGCTCCTGCGGGAGAATACATTGTCACAGTCTACTGGCCGGAGAAACCGGAGTTGGGGGGACTGTCGCCTGACCGACTCGGGCTGCGTTATGCGACTACGAAATCCTCCGATCTGCGTCTTTCCGTGGCCGGTAGCGGAGCGCCACTCAAACCGATTGCGATTGAGGGGGCTAAAATCACCATGTCTGATGAGAAAGCGAAGGGCAAAGCGACTCCAGCCCGGAACCCGTTTCCCGGACCACAAAAATCAGCCGCGGTTGCGCCTTAA
- a CDS encoding DUF1579 domain-containing protein — MFEKPQAEHEWLKQLTGSWIAETECQMGPGEPTYNSVGEVNCRSLEGMWFLIEGNGGDEESGSWSTLMTLGYDIKLGQYVGTFTGSMMSCLWTYQGGLDPTGRKLTLETVGPKCGSEGTTSYKDAIEVIDESRWILTSEMLTEEGGWLQIMTSEHRRKN; from the coding sequence ATGTTTGAGAAGCCACAGGCAGAACACGAATGGCTGAAGCAGTTAACAGGCAGCTGGATAGCAGAGACCGAATGCCAGATGGGACCGGGAGAGCCGACCTATAATTCAGTTGGTGAAGTCAACTGCCGTTCTCTGGAGGGGATGTGGTTCCTGATTGAAGGGAACGGAGGTGATGAAGAATCCGGCTCCTGGTCGACACTGATGACGCTGGGGTACGATATCAAACTCGGTCAGTACGTCGGCACTTTTACGGGGTCGATGATGTCCTGTCTCTGGACCTACCAGGGAGGTCTGGATCCCACCGGACGCAAGCTGACCCTGGAGACGGTGGGTCCAAAGTGCGGGAGCGAAGGAACCACGTCTTACAAAGATGCGATCGAAGTGATTGATGAATCCAGGTGGATTCTGACCAGTGAAATGCTGACCGAAGAGGGAGGGTGGCTGCAGATCATGACGTCAGAACATCGACGGAAAAACTAA
- a CDS encoding YciI family protein, with translation MKYLLLVYATPDAWESEERKVALGESVDLCHTLHSRNQYCSAAPLEPVETAISVRVREGEALVTDGPFAETTEHLGGYFLVDVDSMDAAVEIAKQIPGARRGTVEVRPLVEVPNLPAGK, from the coding sequence ATGAAATATCTGTTGCTGGTCTATGCGACTCCCGATGCCTGGGAGTCGGAAGAACGAAAGGTGGCTTTGGGAGAGTCTGTCGACTTGTGTCATACATTACACAGCCGGAACCAGTACTGTTCCGCAGCGCCGCTGGAACCGGTTGAGACGGCCATCAGTGTGCGAGTGCGGGAGGGAGAGGCTCTGGTGACCGATGGTCCGTTTGCAGAAACCACCGAACACCTGGGAGGCTACTTCCTGGTTGATGTGGATTCGATGGACGCGGCGGTCGAGATCGCCAAACAGATACCCGGCGCCCGACGGGGAACTGTAGAGGTGCGTCCTCTCGTTGAGGTTCCCAACCTGCCTGCGGGAAAATAG
- a CDS encoding DoxX family protein produces MNEATSPPVKTPRALVWIGRLLALPVVFLFGMSTVMKFKGGPEMTDGMTKLGLPESMILPLAILELVCLVLYLVPWTAVLGAILLTGYLGGAICTHWRVGDPFVVQAGLGVVLWLSVYLRDRRLWQLIPFRGLS; encoded by the coding sequence ATGAATGAAGCAACTTCACCGCCGGTAAAAACACCTCGCGCTCTGGTCTGGATTGGCCGCCTGCTGGCGCTCCCGGTGGTGTTCCTGTTTGGAATGAGCACCGTGATGAAATTCAAAGGGGGGCCGGAAATGACTGACGGGATGACCAAGCTGGGGCTGCCGGAATCGATGATCCTGCCACTGGCGATTCTGGAACTGGTCTGCCTGGTGCTGTACCTGGTTCCCTGGACGGCAGTGCTGGGAGCGATTCTGTTGACCGGCTACCTGGGCGGTGCGATCTGCACCCACTGGCGTGTGGGGGATCCCTTTGTGGTCCAGGCCGGTCTGGGGGTCGTGCTCTGGCTCAGCGTGTACTTGCGTGATCGTCGCCTCTGGCAGTTGATTCCGTTTCGTGGACTTTCCTGA
- a CDS encoding YciI family protein yields MRVMVMVKASKSSEAGAMPSEELLTAMGNFNEELVKAGIMLSGDGLRPSSTGVRIRFSGAERTVIDGPFAETKELVAGYWVWKVKSMEEAIEWAKRCPNPMPEESDLEIRPFFEMEDFGDAMTPELKEQEQRIAEAAEKLDQQG; encoded by the coding sequence ATGAGAGTGATGGTGATGGTTAAAGCGTCAAAGAGTTCGGAAGCAGGGGCCATGCCCAGCGAGGAACTGCTGACGGCGATGGGAAACTTCAACGAAGAACTGGTGAAAGCCGGGATCATGTTGTCGGGGGATGGGCTGCGTCCCAGTTCGACTGGGGTTCGAATCCGTTTTTCGGGTGCGGAACGGACGGTGATCGACGGTCCGTTTGCGGAGACGAAAGAACTGGTCGCGGGCTACTGGGTCTGGAAGGTGAAGTCGATGGAAGAAGCGATTGAGTGGGCGAAACGCTGTCCGAATCCGATGCCGGAAGAATCGGATCTGGAAATCCGCCCCTTCTTTGAGATGGAAGATTTTGGCGATGCGATGACGCCGGAACTGAAAGAGCAGGAACAGCGCATCGCGGAAGCAGCTGAGAAACTGGATCAGCAGGGTTAA
- a CDS encoding VOC family protein: MSKKIYVNLPVSDLAKSMAFYQAVGYSINEKWTDETAACVVISEDIHAMLLTHARFSDFTPNEICNAKQQTEVLLALGCESRDEVDELVRKAVAAGGNTYNEPQDHGFMYGHGYQDPDGHIWEVFYMDPAAVEST; encoded by the coding sequence ATGTCGAAAAAAATCTATGTAAATCTGCCCGTCAGCGATCTGGCCAAATCGATGGCCTTTTATCAGGCTGTGGGCTACTCGATCAACGAAAAATGGACCGATGAGACAGCGGCCTGTGTCGTGATCAGTGAGGATATCCATGCCATGCTGTTGACGCATGCCCGTTTCAGTGATTTCACGCCGAACGAAATCTGTAATGCGAAGCAACAGACCGAAGTGCTGCTCGCGCTTGGCTGCGAGAGTCGGGACGAAGTGGATGAACTGGTGCGTAAAGCTGTCGCCGCGGGGGGGAATACTTATAATGAACCTCAGGATCATGGCTTTATGTACGGACATGGATACCAGGATCCGGATGGACATATCTGGGAAGTCTTTTATATGGATCCTGCAGCCGTTGAGTCGACTTGA
- a CDS encoding VOC family protein, with protein MSDIPKISPFLWFDNNAEEAIDYYTSIFKNSKRFDVSRYGEGGPGPAGSVMVAAFELEGQRFTALNGGPLFKFNEAISFVVNCDSQDEIDEYWEKLSARGEPGQCGWLKDRFGLSWQIVPTILPELMQTGDAEKTGRVMAALMQMTKLEIDGLQRAFDGA; from the coding sequence ATGTCAGATATTCCGAAAATCTCCCCCTTCCTCTGGTTCGACAACAACGCAGAAGAGGCCATCGATTATTACACTTCGATTTTCAAAAACTCGAAACGCTTCGACGTGTCGCGTTACGGCGAAGGGGGACCGGGGCCTGCGGGGTCGGTGATGGTCGCAGCCTTTGAACTGGAAGGCCAGCGGTTTACCGCGTTGAACGGCGGTCCCCTGTTCAAGTTCAACGAAGCGATTTCGTTCGTGGTGAATTGCGACAGTCAGGACGAGATCGACGAATACTGGGAAAAACTGTCAGCGAGAGGCGAACCGGGCCAGTGTGGCTGGCTCAAAGACAGGTTCGGCCTTTCCTGGCAGATCGTGCCGACAATCCTGCCCGAGTTGATGCAGACGGGAGATGCGGAGAAAACCGGCCGGGTGATGGCGGCATTGATGCAGATGACGAAGCTGGAGATCGATGGGTTGCAGCGGGCCTTTGATGGAGCCTGA
- a CDS encoding GntR family transcriptional regulator, whose protein sequence is MSLKNYIKNDLEVRLRSGQELPAPLTLEALSDHYQVSFSPVRLALAELVDAGLLQKGANRRLEINEGKIKPLKKGQSAALPKPPTDMFELITNDFVKLSLQGEPVDIREEATAKQYKISRSSLRIILNRLAGAGILDHIPRRGWRLRPFRQEDMQAFLEVRELLELKALELAKPRLVKEELQQILDGNVIPESKDAEALIDNSLHAYIIEKAGNHYIQDFFQRQGKYYDILFDWEDQDRETAIETVRQHQAILQALIAEDWKTARKALSYHIKDNHPILSKIVKQS, encoded by the coding sequence ATGTCACTGAAAAATTACATCAAGAATGATCTCGAAGTTCGCTTGCGCAGCGGTCAGGAACTGCCGGCTCCACTGACGCTGGAAGCGCTGTCGGATCATTACCAGGTCAGTTTTTCTCCGGTCCGGCTGGCACTCGCGGAACTGGTTGACGCGGGTCTGTTGCAGAAGGGAGCCAACCGTCGCCTGGAGATCAACGAGGGGAAGATCAAGCCGTTGAAAAAGGGACAGTCTGCTGCGCTGCCCAAACCGCCGACGGATATGTTCGAACTGATCACGAATGATTTCGTGAAACTGAGTCTGCAGGGCGAGCCGGTTGATATACGGGAAGAAGCGACTGCGAAACAGTACAAGATCAGCCGATCCTCACTGCGGATTATCCTGAATCGCCTGGCGGGAGCCGGGATTCTGGATCATATTCCCCGCAGGGGCTGGCGGCTGAGACCGTTCCGTCAGGAAGACATGCAGGCGTTTCTGGAAGTGCGCGAACTGCTGGAGCTCAAGGCGCTCGAACTGGCGAAACCGCGACTGGTCAAAGAGGAACTGCAGCAGATTCTGGACGGAAATGTGATTCCGGAATCAAAAGATGCTGAAGCGTTGATCGATAATAGTCTGCACGCCTACATCATTGAGAAAGCGGGCAATCATTACATCCAGGACTTTTTTCAGCGGCAGGGGAAGTACTATGACATCCTGTTTGACTGGGAAGACCAGGACCGGGAGACGGCCATCGAAACGGTGCGGCAGCATCAGGCCATTCTGCAGGCACTGATTGCAGAGGACTGGAAGACCGCCCGCAAAGCGTTGTCGTATCACATCAAAGATAATCATCCGATTCTGAGTAAGATTGTGAAGCAGTCTTAA
- a CDS encoding YciI family protein, giving the protein MKYMLLIYGTESCWTEAERSACMQESMEICHELNEQGKYLAASPLHPVSTATCVRVREDRKMVTDGPFAETVEQLGGYYVIDVDDLDEAIAIAERLPPAKKGTVEIRPIFELPEIEVKR; this is encoded by the coding sequence ATGAAATACATGTTGCTGATTTACGGTACGGAAAGCTGCTGGACCGAAGCAGAGCGGTCGGCCTGCATGCAGGAATCGATGGAGATCTGCCACGAGTTGAATGAACAGGGTAAATACCTGGCAGCGTCGCCTTTGCATCCGGTGTCGACAGCGACCTGTGTGCGGGTACGCGAAGACCGGAAGATGGTAACCGACGGCCCGTTCGCCGAGACGGTAGAGCAACTGGGGGGGTACTATGTGATCGATGTCGACGATCTGGATGAGGCGATTGCGATCGCGGAGCGTCTTCCTCCGGCGAAGAAGGGGACGGTTGAGATTCGACCGATTTTTGAGCTGCCGGAAATTGAAGTGAAACGATAA
- a CDS encoding VOC family protein has product MNSSSVKPIPAGMHSITPHLACSNAVEAIEFYKKAFGAEELMRLPGPDGKLVHACLKIGDSRIMLADVREECGMKGPDALGGTPVSIHLQVEDVDAVFNQAIEAGATLIMPVMEMFWGDRYGQVDDPFGHRWSVATHVRDLSFEEIQAGMQAMFEQNQNG; this is encoded by the coding sequence ATGAACAGTTCCAGCGTTAAACCAATTCCCGCAGGCATGCACAGTATCACTCCCCATCTGGCTTGTTCGAACGCAGTCGAGGCCATTGAGTTTTATAAAAAGGCTTTTGGCGCCGAGGAACTGATGCGGTTGCCCGGACCGGATGGCAAACTGGTCCATGCCTGTCTGAAGATCGGTGATTCCCGGATCATGCTGGCCGACGTACGCGAAGAGTGCGGGATGAAAGGACCGGATGCATTGGGAGGAACCCCGGTTTCCATTCATCTGCAGGTCGAGGATGTGGATGCGGTCTTCAATCAGGCAATTGAAGCCGGTGCGACTTTGATTATGCCGGTCATGGAGATGTTCTGGGGCGACCGCTACGGCCAGGTGGACGATCCCTTTGGTCATCGCTGGTCTGTGGCAACGCATGTGCGTGATCTGAGTTTCGAAGAGATTCAGGCAGGCATGCAGGCGATGTTCGAACAGAATCAGAACGGCTGA
- a CDS encoding PepSY-associated TM helix domain-containing protein has protein sequence MNPLVSETEVQTTAPVEPQPAEQAQPGLFRTVWRWHFYAGLFASPFLITLAVTGMLYIFSPEIGFYLHRDLVYVSPEGTRLPPSALLAAATTYAGQGEATELIALPEADRSVVVTVSDEEAKQKREIFLNPYDASVLGELDPKQDGVRNFFKVVLDIHRRLFIGTTGRVIIELVTCWGLLLFCTGLYLWWPRRREKVKGVWVPRLKGKSYMVLRDLHALGGVYLLPVLFLIVGTGMFYTVLWGRGAMAVSVVSHQGLEGLSAMAGGRGKQKSEAEKPAPPTEAQIDAVWEYASRTYPDRSLELVLGKSSAEKINVRAMNGHSTATYGSYKYDNLMVDPAQTTLISNERLADHPAFWMHGWTYPLHVGSIGGPATKVIWFLACVVLAALPVTGLWMWWKRRPTGKSGFPRRREHRLPLWLTGAVILCCLFFPLAGISVVLALLVDLVWFRWIRNRSETPQSGSAA, from the coding sequence ATGAATCCCCTGGTCAGTGAAACGGAAGTACAAACGACTGCCCCTGTTGAGCCACAGCCAGCAGAACAGGCTCAGCCCGGGTTGTTTCGGACAGTCTGGCGGTGGCATTTTTATGCCGGTTTGTTTGCATCGCCATTTCTGATCACCCTGGCGGTGACGGGGATGCTTTACATCTTTTCCCCGGAGATCGGTTTTTATCTGCACCGTGATCTGGTGTATGTTTCACCCGAGGGGACACGTCTGCCACCGTCTGCCTTACTGGCTGCTGCAACCACTTATGCTGGCCAGGGAGAAGCGACTGAACTGATCGCGCTGCCTGAAGCCGACCGGTCTGTGGTGGTGACGGTGTCTGATGAAGAGGCGAAACAGAAACGAGAGATCTTTCTGAATCCCTACGATGCGAGTGTGCTGGGAGAACTGGATCCGAAGCAGGATGGCGTGCGGAACTTTTTCAAAGTAGTTCTGGATATCCATCGTCGGTTGTTTATCGGAACGACCGGGCGGGTGATCATTGAACTGGTAACCTGCTGGGGGCTGCTCCTGTTCTGTACGGGGCTGTATCTCTGGTGGCCACGACGTCGGGAGAAGGTCAAAGGGGTCTGGGTTCCCCGGCTCAAAGGAAAATCGTACATGGTGCTGCGCGATCTGCATGCCCTGGGAGGAGTTTATCTGCTGCCGGTGCTGTTTCTGATTGTAGGGACCGGGATGTTCTATACGGTGCTCTGGGGGCGCGGGGCGATGGCAGTCTCCGTGGTTTCACACCAGGGGCTGGAAGGGCTTTCTGCCATGGCTGGAGGCAGGGGCAAACAGAAGTCGGAAGCAGAGAAACCGGCACCGCCTACCGAGGCACAGATTGACGCGGTCTGGGAGTATGCCTCGCGCACTTATCCGGATCGTTCGCTGGAACTGGTACTGGGAAAGTCGTCGGCTGAGAAAATCAATGTACGGGCGATGAACGGTCATTCCACGGCAACCTATGGTTCCTACAAGTATGACAACCTGATGGTCGATCCTGCTCAAACCACTTTGATCAGCAATGAGCGGCTGGCCGATCATCCCGCATTCTGGATGCACGGCTGGACCTACCCCCTGCATGTCGGAAGTATCGGTGGACCGGCGACCAAGGTGATCTGGTTCCTGGCCTGCGTGGTGCTGGCGGCACTACCGGTTACCGGACTCTGGATGTGGTGGAAACGGCGCCCCACGGGTAAAAGTGGTTTTCCCCGCCGACGCGAACACAGGTTGCCACTCTGGTTGACGGGAGCGGTGATCCTGTGCTGCCTGTTCTTTCCTCTGGCAGGGATCAGTGTAGTACTGGCATTGCTGGTGGATCTGGTATGGTTTCGCTGGATCAGAAACCGATCGGAAACGCCTCAGTCAGGATCTGCTGCTTAG
- a CDS encoding alkaline phosphatase PhoX: MSQSCSRRRFLQAAITAPAAGTVFSRFLSTASAKGIVKDHSDLKPVADETTGLPLLRLQDGFRYRSFGWTGDVMSDGVVTPEGHDGMGVIAQNGDIVTICRNHEIKGARTFGPPELTFDPKAGGGCANLQFNVKTGEWLKSWTSLAGTVQNCAGGPTPWGSWLSCEETVIGPHESFRDVQYEHEKHHGWVFEVPAEGTASLEPLQALGRFVHEALAIDPQNGIIYETEDRDTAGFYRFLPNEREVLSKGGTLQMLKIKGQDDLRTGAQRGVRYQAEWVDIEDPIRRNTPGKNDGLGVYSQGKAQGATTFGRLEGCWYGDGLVYFNCTDGGEAGLGQIWAFSPEEQTLGLVFQSPSHDILDSPDNLTVSPRGGLVLCEDADLKPLRLHTLSRKGLLQTLAINNIHLHKGEHPRLIGDFTGGEWAGATFSPDGEWLFVNIQDPGVTFAITGPWHELGV, from the coding sequence TTGTCGCAATCCTGCTCACGCCGCCGCTTCTTACAGGCAGCTATTACCGCTCCCGCAGCGGGGACTGTCTTCTCCCGTTTTCTCTCAACCGCCTCTGCCAAGGGGATCGTGAAAGATCACTCCGATCTCAAACCGGTGGCGGATGAGACTACCGGTCTGCCCCTGTTACGGTTACAGGACGGTTTTCGATATCGTTCATTTGGCTGGACCGGCGACGTCATGTCGGATGGTGTGGTCACTCCGGAAGGTCACGACGGGATGGGCGTGATTGCCCAGAACGGAGATATTGTCACCATCTGCCGGAATCACGAAATTAAGGGGGCGCGCACCTTTGGTCCTCCCGAGTTGACCTTCGACCCCAAAGCCGGTGGTGGCTGTGCGAATCTGCAGTTTAACGTCAAGACCGGTGAATGGCTGAAGAGCTGGACGAGCCTCGCGGGAACCGTCCAGAATTGTGCCGGCGGTCCGACACCGTGGGGCAGCTGGCTGTCATGTGAAGAGACCGTGATCGGTCCTCACGAAAGTTTTCGTGACGTCCAGTACGAACACGAGAAACATCACGGCTGGGTATTTGAAGTTCCCGCGGAAGGAACAGCTTCGCTGGAGCCTTTGCAGGCCCTGGGGCGGTTTGTGCATGAAGCACTGGCCATCGATCCCCAAAACGGAATCATCTATGAGACCGAAGACCGCGACACAGCGGGTTTCTATCGTTTCCTGCCCAACGAACGGGAAGTCCTCTCCAAAGGGGGGACGCTGCAGATGCTGAAAATCAAGGGGCAGGATGATCTCCGCACCGGGGCACAGCGGGGCGTCCGCTATCAGGCTGAGTGGGTCGATATTGAAGATCCGATCCGCCGCAACACACCCGGAAAAAATGACGGTCTCGGCGTTTACTCGCAGGGGAAAGCCCAGGGGGCGACTACTTTCGGTCGTCTGGAAGGTTGCTGGTACGGCGATGGACTGGTCTACTTCAACTGCACGGACGGAGGCGAAGCCGGGCTGGGACAGATCTGGGCCTTCTCTCCCGAAGAGCAGACATTGGGTCTGGTGTTCCAGTCGCCATCGCATGACATTCTGGATAGTCCCGACAACCTGACTGTCAGCCCGCGTGGCGGTCTGGTGCTGTGTGAAGATGCTGACCTGAAACCATTGCGGCTACATACCCTGAGCCGGAAAGGGCTGCTGCAGACGCTGGCGATCAATAACATTCATCTGCACAAGGGAGAGCACCCCCGACTGATCGGTGATTTTACCGGCGGCGAATGGGCGGGAGCCACTTTCAGTCCCGACGGCGAATGGCTGTTCGTGAATATTCAGGATCCGGGTGTGACCTTCGCGATCACCGGCCCCTGGCATGAGCTGGGAGTCTGA
- a CDS encoding YciI family protein, producing MRFVCLGYYDEAWMEGKSEEELSAAMEECFAYDDELRRGGHFIGGQALQHASQAVTLRTVNGQVDVTDGPFAETKEQIGGLLFLEARDLNHAIALISRHPGIGMGPFEIRPVNEEISALIKERDAAIQ from the coding sequence ATGAGATTTGTCTGCCTGGGATATTACGATGAAGCATGGATGGAGGGAAAATCGGAGGAAGAACTTTCAGCCGCGATGGAAGAATGTTTTGCCTACGATGACGAACTCCGGCGGGGAGGCCATTTTATCGGAGGGCAGGCACTACAGCATGCCAGCCAGGCGGTGACGCTCCGGACCGTGAACGGTCAGGTGGATGTGACCGATGGTCCTTTTGCAGAGACTAAGGAACAGATCGGCGGGCTGCTGTTTCTGGAAGCCCGGGATCTAAACCATGCGATCGCTCTGATTTCGCGACATCCGGGAATCGGCATGGGACCGTTTGAGATCCGTCCGGTGAATGAAGAGATCAGTGCGCTGATTAAGGAACGGGACGCGGCAATTCAGTAA